Genomic segment of Drosophila takahashii strain IR98-3 E-12201 chromosome X, DtakHiC1v2, whole genome shotgun sequence:
CGACCTACGcggaattttacaaagatttaaatgAGTTAACACCCATAATTACAAAAGTAAGACAATTATTGGCCAATGCATTACGTATTGTTCTTGTTGTATGCACTTGGCTGGGTTCGATCAACTTTGGGAATATGCCATTCTGCATTTCTGACCAatgcaataaaatttgttcttgTTGTATGCACTTGACTGGGTTCGATCAACTTTTAGAATATGCTATTCTGCATTCCCACGATCGCTGACCAAAAGGTGCAAGCTCAGCGCACGTGGCTAAGCCCGTGTGAACTTTATCGAGGTCATTGGTTGCACATCGGCGACATCGACAAAAAGTAATAACCAATCAGAAGAAGAAACGACAACAGAAGAAGCGGCAGAGACGGTGGCAGCGATGGATCGACGCGTAGTTGTAATCAATAATTGTTTAGCTTAAGTAGAATCATTTCTTAATAcaactcaataaaaaaaagattggtttttttataatcaaattaacTACATTCTTTTAACTAATGTGCtcttgtaggtagaaccacaGAGCACATATTcagttaagaaaaaaataaattttctttgaataaaccgctaaaaaaaaatataaacaactttttgtataaaaaacacTTTCTGTGGGAATCGAACTCGTGCTTACAGCTCGGTGGACCAACACACTAACACCCAGCCCACATGTCGGGTTGGATCTAAGTGGAATAGTTCATAACATCTTGTTAAGTCGTTTTACTAATATATAAATGACATAAAGTCCTAAGGTTGATACAACTTTTTGTGTTTATGCATACCTCTTGTAAACTAAAAACCGCGTTTTAAAcagtttatacaaagaaatctCCTTCTTTTGTTAACTCGATGTGTGCtccgtggttctacctacaagcagaaatttaaaactttgtaaaattccgtACAGAATGGCTGCAATCGCattttgagtgatatttttgagcgaaataatatcgctcatataataatcattatttctgagcgatattttttttcgcttacaaaataattattaaatggagatttttattttttcacttataatAATTACGGTACctgttttactttaaaatgcaccagaaaataattaaactagCTTAAACATTaaggaaaagcaaaaaaatttgtatgtgaTTGTCGGCGATTAATATTTTGTGAACTTATTAAGAGCTATCTTTAAAAGCTGTGATTTGTTAAGCATTTGCAAGATTACAGTTttcaaataagttttaaaaataatatcgctttaattttgaattccttacgaattcccaagataAGGTGTgtcactttaaaaaaactttaacagcaaaacaaaccatgaatccgtttgcctgaaagttggccaatttcagcatttttcgaactttgaggcaAGATTTCTAGGTTTaagaatgaaatttttatgagtatagctaaattattaaaataaaaatatcttaaatagGAAATCATAAGTGTTTATTCTTTCTattgtttatttgcttttaatttggaTACCATTCGAGGTAATTATTAGGATGGAATCCTAATTCGGCTAATTTAAGACGACCTTAATTTTGGCCTTTCGATGATTGGACGTCAGCAGGTAAagtttcgtcagcattttatCCGCATCAGCCGTGTTCATGGCAAACACCTGGACCATTCCCGACTCGTGAAGTCGAGCTGACACTCCTGGCAATTCCTTATCCACATAGTAGACGTATTGCATCTCACTAAGAAATGGACCTGGAGAAAGGGCGCAGGTCCCACTAAATTCTGCCAAAGAAACTCTCCAGGGAAGGAAGGCAACGGAGAAGAGACGTAGATGCAAAAGATTGTGGTGGGGTTCGGCCTTGAAGTTCTCCTTTCCCAGAATTTTGGCCACGATATCGCGTTGGGTCTCGGACAGCATGGCCTTACCTCTTCCGTTTATAATCATCAAAGTGCCATTGGCCCAAATCCAGCCTATTTCGGTGGACCCATATCGCACCTCAATAACATCTCTGACGCTATTGTAAACAGCGTTATCGAGGCTCTTTGCAGCTATTTGAAGATTCAAATTTGTGTTCATTTGCACGGTGCAGAACACTTTGCAGTAGTTTATTACAATGGGCAAGCGCAGGCACTCGACATTTCGCTTTGTAGGACGTCTTAGGATCCTGATCTTCTGGAGGCACTTCTCCTGATGAACTGGTAAGGGCGGAAGCGGCAAAATTCTCTTCAGATTATCCGAGCCATATTTTAGTTTCCACTTGGAGTGGAGTACTTCGGCATGGAGATCCTTGTATTCTGTCATGTAGTGGTCGAGGATATCCTCAAAGTCCTGAAGGCGAACTGTGGAAGTCATTCCGTGATAATTTCGTGGCATCATTATATCCTTGTTTAGCTCGTTTTCGAAATCAATGGGTCCTGGTTCTGTAGAGGCTGGCTTTGAGCACTCCtcgttgtaaattaaataaaattgctgGGAAACAGTCTCATTACATAGCTGTAGCCAGTCCTGGCTAGCAGCCTCGTCCTGGGGTTTTGGCGGTACTGATCCAATATCTTTAACCTCAAGAATAATCGGACGTTCTGGTACTTTGGCTTGGGGATCCTTGTATTCAGTCATGTTTTGGTCGAGAATGTTCTCGAAGTCGTCGAGGCGAATTGTGGAAGTCAATCCGTGATCATTTCGTGGCATCATAAGATCCTTGTTTAGCTCGTTTTCGAAATCAATGGGTCCTGGTTCTGTAGAGGCTGCCTTGGAGCACTCCTCGTTGtcaattaaatggaattgctGGGAAACGGTCTCATTACATAGCTGTAGCCAATCCTGGCTAGCTGCCTCGTCCTGGGGTTTTGGCGGTACTGCTCCAATATATTGAACCTCAAGAACAATCGGACGTTCTGGTCTAAGCTCATTCAGTGAAACTGCTTTAAATGGATcttcaatatttattacagGAATGTCTTCATCGGATACCAGCTCTATATCATCGTGCACTTGCTTCACTTGCGCGGTACGAACATTTTTGGGCTTCAACAGCTCCAAGATGATGTCCCGATTTTTTTCAAGGTCTCTGGCTAAGCTCAATAGCATATCATATTCCTCTATATCACTCAAAGGTTCGAGAAGTTTTTCCGATTCTATCCAATCCTTCATGGCCCGCTCTTCTTCAACACCGATAGTCATGTGCTCGAAGACGAAATCTTCATCGTGAGAATTTTGGTTCTGCTGGGTGTCattattaaatttgctgtCCATGTCCCAATAGATCAACCCTTCCGCAGGATTTTTTTCTTGAGACTCAACTATTTTCGACGGAGTCTCCGTGGACGTCAGACATTCCACAATTTTAGGAGGTGGAGTCTTGGGTCTTATCGGACTTATCATACAACACAAGGGCCACTCTGCTTCTGAGAGCGGAACCAAACCCTCCTTTAGGTCCTCGTACATTTTCCAGATATCCTCCGACGAGGGCAGATCAATAGGCGATATGGGTCGAAAGTTCTGGGCAATTAACGACTCTGGCTCCACTTTCGGTGGTGGCTCTATATCGACAGGAGATTTTTGCACTATCTTGCTACTTTTTGCCGACTCTTTCACCTTGTTCTTGGTGTGCAGTCGTCGCTTCCTTACTTTCCTAGATGCAATTGACGGTGGCACTGGTGTCACGTCGGAAATCGCGGGCATGGGCTCAGAACTCTCGTCGACATCGGCAACACACAACTTGGTGGGCAGCGGTTTTGAAATCGGGGCACTAAAATGGTTatcaaaatgtataattatttaccacatttatttcacatagctTACCAGGATAAAGGAGGTCGGAAGGAGGTGTCTGTCTGTGTGGAAAAGTTTATTTCTGGTTTTTCTAAGGGCAGAGACTCgctaaataaaagaaaagaggGATACATGTTATTAAAGTTGTTTGGacttaaaataagtttttgatACCGCTTTTTTCTGGACGAAATATTCCGAGGGGTTTTCTGCTTTGGTCGCGCTGTCTTAGTAATCTTTCTCTTGCCTCTCTTGGTATCCATATATTCATGGCTGGTTGAGGGTTCTTCTTTTCTGGTTCCTAGTTTATTTTCTTGATTTCTGTCCTCCAACTCAAGTTCCTTGAGCATATCATCGCTAAACAAATGCTTCATAAACTCTTCATCCACTTCACTATCTGAATCTGATAAATTCATGATTATGACGGTCCTTCCCGATTCGACGAAAGTCCCAGGTCTGCTTTCGAGAAAATGAATTATCAGACGTCAGATTTCCTTATTTTTCAACAGTGTTGCTGCGTTACCAACTGTCAATTGATTAACTTAGGAAAACTTATCTTTGGaataaaaaatcaacttttcgttttttttttaactagttagatggatttaatttaaaattgttggatattattaagtgtcatttaaataagagagactaatttttatagccgatactatcggctaatatatcggtggcaaagcaAACTctattccattttgtttttacatttcgcttaagaattaaaacaACCCGTCCCCTGGGaatttggattttaaattatataagacCATACTTCTCCCTTAAATGCAGTTgttttttgaacatttttatttattattagggGAGAAGTGGGCTCAAATAGTACAAGGGCAACAAAAATATGTGGCCCTAGCCGGCAATCGGCTCGTTTAAATTGCGCGCCGTGTTTACTGAAGGTTACTTAGAACGTTAGAGggctgcattaaaaatttgagctTAAATCCATCCGTCATCAGTTAAAGAAATTACGAACCAATTTCCATCAATGTCAAAGTTCTGAAAATCGTCTCATTCTGTTCGGGACTTTTTATTGGACATCGGTCTGTTATTATCCCAGTGTTGGGGCTAGAccagtttaaaaagtatatagaCATTTTGCAACGTTCCTCGAAGACTTTTCTGAAAGTAAATTTAATGTCCAACGCGTTTCTCgtactaaatattttgttggtcTTCAATCTTCGTGGTGTTTAGCAAAACTTTAAACATTCCTTCTGGGGTGAAAATAGTAGATGGTTCTATATGATAACACAtggtctttattttattttttatgacttCTGCCGGTTGGTAACACTATTGGTCATGGTCGCAGTATTGGTTGCGCTCATGGTCGAATTTGTAGGCAAGGGTTTGATGAGCTAGATTGCAATCAAACTGAGCAAAATGACCGAAGTAGCGGTTAGGgaaggcaaaacaaaaatttgacaacGCAAAATTTGTAAGGAATAATAAAATTCTAGACATCaagtaagaaaaataaaaaagagctaTATTCGCATTCTTAATAGCAAAAGAAAGGTTAGAAAAAAACGACAACAAATGTACTCCATTTTAGATCAAAAGATTAGTGTccaaaaaatccaataaaattttatgaaaattatctCTTTTTCTCTATACCGTTCGAAGCAAAAGTAAATTTCGGTCTGTTATTATCCCAGTGTTGGGGCAAagagtataaatatatagagaGGACATGTCATACAAAGGAGTCTGTCGTATGGCGGGTTCTAGCGGTGGAACCCGCATTTTAACAGTAGAACCCGCACTGCTCGATTCTACTTGGAATCTAGTCGGCCCCAGCACTGCTTGCCATTTGGCCCAGTGGATAAGACATCTGACTACCAATCTAAGCGGTACGGGGATCGAATCCCGTTGTAGAATTTCAATTTCTTGCGgggttttttatacccttgtagagggtattataatttcagtcagatgtttgcaacgcagtgaaggagacgtttccgaccacataaagtatatatattcttgatcagcaccaatagccgagtctatctagccatgtccgtctgtccgtctgtccgtctgtccgtctgtccgtttctatgcgaactagtctctcagttttaaagctatcgcgatgaaactttcccgaaagccttctttctattgcaggtagtacatatgtcgaagccagccggatcggaccactatatcttaaggctcccaaacaaatataagaaaattcattgtaactttgtaggaagtaggcgttttgattcttgactacttaaaaacaaaattgaaataaatcgaaacgctgaatctggaatccctggaactgcaccgagtgagtattcttttatctacaagggtatataagcttcggctggccgaaggtagcttcctttcttgtttttttttgttttttaagagtattttgttttttttctattttgtaatttttttgttgattttttctataaaaactgttaagatggatttaattcaaaccttttgtatattattgagtgttatttaaataacatcgaataatttctttaccaccgccaaaaattattggatttccatttttatatttgtttttacatttcgcttaaaaattaGGAAGCCCgttctttacttttttaattttaagaatttttttttgattttccaaaGTTAAGAATGCGTTTTTCagctcaaaaatttgaatttgggcttaacaaaaaaatttttaaagtttaaaaaaaaaacgattccctgggggcgggtttttttatgcagaaaaatatgcgacaaatttaaaaacgatcggttgagccgtttagaaatgccgatgaacacggaCTTTTATAAatgtggtttcgagaaaaacatgTCATATGTAAAACACGTATAGAGCACTTTAAAAAGacgttttgcggtgttcactgtatctccgccaaaaattacatttcgtttaagaatagaaaaaacccgccctgggaagttttattttttttttactttaaatattttattaagccgtgcaaaatcaaaaattatttttttttgaaaaattttactaGTACTAATTACATCCTAGCTTCCAAAGTTCTTTtagattgacttaaaacttttttgtataatcttaagatgttaatctacaagaaaagaaatataaaaaaattgtttagcttttaactaaaataataaaaaaaagtatatatatttcgagacatcaaaaaaaaaaacaatattagaaAACGTCTGCCCCTTGCGGGTATCGAACTCGCATCAACATCGCTGATCAACGCTTTAACCAGCACGACCATAGACTGAGTTGAAAATGTTGGACAGAAAACCCTTTTCgacttttaaatgttgttgGCCCTAGATTatagaaattacaaaaatgaaattttctcgAAAATGTGTTGCCACGTTctcgcacacatacacacaaagcCCACTTACACTTATGCATTGTGTACTCAATAAacgaattctaaaaatagaacaagccctttcccccttttccccttgcCGACAACAGTTTGAACAGAAAGTCAGAGTTATGCCCTCTCTATATAATGTATACTCTTTGGTTGGGGCTAGAccagtttaaaaagtatatagaCATTTTGCAACGTTCCTTGAAGACTTTGCAATTGATATAGCCAAAAGATATAGCCAAAAGAACAGCCTTTCCGGTGATACCAATCTCATTCCAATGGCTCTTTATTTATAGCTGCTATATAGCTAGCAAACTTTTTCTCCTACTAGTACCCCCTTCTCCcctactttaattttaatattagctTAAGTGCCCTATTCTTAATCTgggagatgtactttaccAGAAAACCAAAGTCGTAAGCTGGTAAGCTGGTAAAATTTGCAGATAATAAAGTATGAAGCACTTgcttattagtttttttttttgtcattaggtaaatatgaaatatataaatattgaattgaTAGGACCAATATTTTAGGGAATATAGTCTTAGAAAGTTATGTTTTTCTGGGCGTTCGGCCTGACACAAGGCATTTCAATTGAGTGTTTCTCGAAACCACTACTCGTCCACCGGCTTGGACACCATAACAATAAGGGCATTCTTATCGTTCCAATCAAAATCAGGGAAACTCAAGCGTAAAACGCAGCCCCAGCACTTCGTCTAATGTTAATCCCTTTCGAAAATCTCAGAGATTGTACCATTTGAACGCCTCTCCGTCATATCGAGTACGGGGAGAGGGCTACTGATAAAACTTATAGCGAAAGCGCGGACCCGGCCAACTGCCACACTGAAGGTGAAGTTAATAGGACCGACGAAGTGAATTTTATGGCCTACCTTACATAGAGTATGGCTCTCATAGACACTGGTGcgaattaaaaacttaattagCCCCCAGATAGCTAGGGGATGCACACCCTTGTTTAAGCCATTCCAAGTCCAATCCGCAGCAGGAGAAATAAAGATAACTCACCAATTAACCGGACCTTTCTTCAAGCCGATAGGCCACAATTCTCTTATAAAAGTCTTTGGTTTCCCTGGCCTAACCGCCTTCCATGGCGTTATCGGGGAtgaatcacaaaaaaaaacttaaaacgcAATAATCGACAGGAAAATGGATTCCCTGACTATAACTCCTGGaatcaaaattcaattattggCTAGGGAATCCCATAAAATTCATTCGCTGATCGACGATCAGCATCCAGAGGAGGCAAAAAAATCTCTTAACATGCTTATTAAAGAGTATTCGCCAATTTTCGAACCACTCTAACCTGGCGGAGCTGTGGATACGTGCGTAAGAGCCGAAATCCGTACCAGCACCCAAGAACCTATTTAAGCTACCCTTACCCCGCTAATATGAGGGGAGAAGTAGAAAGACAAGTCAAAGAACTGCTGCGCGAGGGTATAATCCGAccttcaaaatatatttctccTATATATGGGTGGttccaaaaaaaccaaagccgAATGGAGAGAAACAATACTGGATGGTGCTCGACTTTAAGCGTCTTAATGCCGTCACCATCTCAGACACCTATCCAATCCCAGATATAGCACCCACCCTTTCTAGTCAAGTTGACTTGACGTCGGTATTCCATCAGACGAGAAAAAGGTGAAAGCCATACGCGAAATGCAACCGCCTACCAATTAAAAGAACTCAAAAGCTTCCTAGTAATAATATTCGTATTATAAGAAGTTTATTTGCGATTATGCAAAAATCGCCATGCTCCTGACAAACCTTACAAGAGTGGAACATTCTAAAGCTAAGACCTCACATTCAAGGAGAATTCCAATCTTGGTTGATGATGATAGCCTGAAAGCTTTTAAAGAGCTGAAGAGTTTTCTAGCCTCTTCCGAAGTTTTGGTCTTCcccgattttaaaaaccttttcatttaaatactgACGCGTCAAATTATGGAATCGGAGCCGTTCTCTCCCAGAATGACAATCGGATAGATC
This window contains:
- the LOC108058855 gene encoding uncharacterized protein encodes the protein MNLSDSDSEVDEEFMKHLFSDDMLKELELEDRNQENKLGTRKEEPSTSHEYMDTKRGKRKITKTARPKQKTPRNISSRKKRESLPLEKPEINFSTQTDTSFRPPLSCAPISKPLPTKLCVADVDESSEPMPAISDVTPVPPSIASRKVRKRRLHTKNKVKESAKSSKIVQKSPVDIEPPPKVEPESLIAQNFRPISPIDLPSSEDIWKMYEDLKEGLVPLSEAEWPLCCMISPIRPKTPPPKIVECLTSTETPSKIVESQEKNPAEGLIYWDMDSKFNNDTQQNQNSHDEDFVFEHMTIGVEEERAMKDWIESEKLLEPLSDIEEYDMLLSLARDLEKNRDIILELLKPKNVRTAQVKQVHDDIELVSDEDIPVINIEDPFKAVSLNELRPERPIVLEVQYIGAVPPKPQDEAASQDWLQLCNETVSQQFHLIDNEECSKAASTEPGPIDFENELNKDLMMPRNDHGLTSTIRLDDFENILDQNMTEYKDPQAKVPERPIILEVKDIGSVPPKPQDEAASQDWLQLCNETVSQQFYLIYNEECSKPASTEPGPIDFENELNKDIMMPRNYHGMTSTVRLQDFEDILDHYMTEYKDLHAEVLHSKWKLKYGSDNLKRILPLPPLPVHQEKCLQKIRILRRPTKRNVECLRLPIVINYCKVFCTVQMNTNLNLQIAAKSLDNAVYNSVRDVIEVRYGSTEIGWIWANGTLMIINGRGKAMLSETQRDIVAKILGKENFKAEPHHNLLHLRLFSVAFLPWRVSLAEFSGTCALSPGPFLSEMQYVYYVDKELPGVSARLHESGMVQVFAMNTADADKMLTKLYLLTSNHRKAKIKVVLN